A genomic stretch from Rhodobacterales bacterium HKCCA1288 includes:
- a CDS encoding bifunctional hydroxymethylpyrimidine kinase/phosphomethylpyrimidine kinase — MGADILVMGALHLDVIVNAPALPAPDETMMGKDVAYRFGGKGGNQAVSAARMGGKVAMIGVVGTDDFAQPLRAELARADVDMSMLATCDGASGMSVAIVQNDGSYGAVVVSGVNRQINAQQAKLDPPPKVVVLQNEIPVAENHALLARLPQDVTVIWNAAPALTRDAVMVGRADILVVNRLEAAMQAGLPHDLPDPEAALTQLAREGRAVIITLGADGYIAQARDGTRFGAKAHRVPVISTHGAGDAFVGALAAEIARGADLAAAAAFAQGAAALHVSTPLEGRADITPAQLRHAFGL, encoded by the coding sequence ATGGGCGCTGATATCCTTGTGATGGGGGCGCTGCATCTTGATGTAATTGTCAACGCCCCCGCTTTGCCCGCCCCAGACGAGACGATGATGGGCAAAGATGTGGCTTATCGTTTTGGCGGCAAAGGCGGCAATCAGGCGGTTTCTGCCGCCCGCATGGGGGGCAAGGTTGCCATGATTGGCGTGGTTGGCACGGATGATTTTGCGCAGCCTTTGCGCGCTGAACTTGCGCGCGCAGATGTCGATATGTCTATGCTTGCCACCTGTGATGGGGCCTCAGGCATGAGCGTGGCCATTGTGCAAAATGATGGCAGCTATGGCGCGGTAGTCGTTTCGGGCGTGAACCGCCAAATTAATGCGCAGCAGGCAAAACTTGACCCGCCCCCCAAAGTGGTCGTGCTGCAAAACGAAATCCCTGTTGCAGAAAATCACGCGCTCTTGGCGCGTTTGCCGCAGGATGTCACCGTCATTTGGAATGCGGCCCCCGCCTTGACGCGCGATGCGGTGATGGTGGGGCGAGCGGATATTTTGGTGGTTAATCGCCTAGAGGCCGCAATGCAGGCGGGGCTGCCGCATGATCTGCCCGATCCTGAAGCGGCCTTAACGCAGCTTGCACGCGAAGGGCGCGCGGTGATCATTACACTGGGCGCGGATGGCTATATCGCGCAAGCGCGGGACGGCACCCGCTTTGGGGCCAAGGCGCATCGCGTGCCCGTCATCTCCACCCATGGGGCAGGGGATGCTTTCGTGGGGGCGCTAGCCGCTGAGATTGCGCGCGGTGCCGATTTAGCGGCGGCGGCGGCCTTTGCCCAAGGGGCGGCGGCCCTTCATGTCTCAACCCCGCTTGAGGGGCGCGCCGATATTACCCCT